In the genome of Methanopyrus kandleri AV19, one region contains:
- a CDS encoding METTL5 family protein, producing MIDRRLAMELDGLEGFPEPKLSLEQYETPGEIVRVLLSIADREFGLECSRVLDLGAGTGRIGIGAALAGACEVTCVEVDSKAVEVARRNVKRAGVEDRVEVVEADVRDFEPEDQYDVTIMNPPFGAQRRGADRPFVEVALEASSGVVSLHRAGTEEFWKRRARELGATCDAIGVVRFPIPAMYPHHRSRIRHVDAVVLVFKKVD from the coding sequence TTGATCGATCGCCGACTGGCGATGGAGCTCGACGGGTTGGAGGGATTTCCGGAACCGAAACTATCTCTCGAGCAGTACGAAACTCCCGGGGAGATAGTCCGAGTACTGCTCTCGATCGCCGATCGGGAGTTCGGGCTCGAATGCTCGCGCGTACTCGACCTCGGAGCCGGTACGGGTAGGATAGGTATCGGTGCGGCGCTGGCCGGGGCGTGCGAGGTCACGTGTGTGGAGGTCGACTCGAAGGCCGTTGAGGTGGCACGGAGGAACGTGAAAAGGGCCGGCGTCGAGGACAGAGTGGAAGTCGTCGAGGCGGACGTCCGGGATTTCGAGCCCGAGGATCAGTACGACGTTACTATAATGAATCCTCCCTTCGGAGCCCAGCGGCGCGGCGCCGATCGACCGTTCGTAGAGGTCGCCCTGGAGGCGTCATCCGGTGTGGTCTCCCTCCATCGCGCGGGTACGGAAGAGTTTTGGAAGCGGCGTGCCCGTGAATTGGGGGCTACATGTGACGCCATCGGAGTAGTCCGATTCCCTATCCCTGCGATGTACCCTCATCATCGGAGCAGGATCCGTCACGTAGATGCTGTGGTTCTAGTCTTTAAAAAGGTCGACTAA
- a CDS encoding DUF2149 domain-containing protein: MPRYLRRRRRRRFLDGGDNDDDPLTGVANLFDAAMVFALAFIITMSSSYGLTKILSPKTSEATIITKTTTGKVTVTKIYRTPSGLKVEQFKEVARAKRGGAQLGHMKKLGGAVYKAGKKYIWVPG; the protein is encoded by the coding sequence TTGCCCCGGTATCTGAGACGACGGCGTCGTAGGAGGTTCCTGGACGGCGGTGACAACGATGACGACCCACTGACCGGTGTCGCCAACCTGTTCGACGCGGCGATGGTTTTCGCCCTAGCGTTCATCATCACCATGTCCTCCAGCTACGGTCTCACCAAGATCCTCAGTCCGAAAACGTCGGAGGCCACTATCATCACCAAGACTACCACGGGTAAGGTTACCGTCACGAAGATCTACCGCACCCCTTCCGGACTCAAAGTGGAGCAGTTCAAGGAGGTCGCTAGGGCGAAACGCGGTGGTGCACAACTCGGTCACATGAAGAAGCTCGGCGGTGCGGTGTACAAGGCCGGTAAGAAATACATCTGGGTGCCGGGCTAG
- a CDS encoding MotA/TolQ/ExbB proton channel family protein, producing MVSIATAITQALYVVMELLFYPTIVLLLLFLAYSLMELAIFLREVAYRPRFTRKDLEQIADKFPDVKRLPPHFSEFLRRVEKIVEKSDSADEASLKVEKELENLENFLASKVSRTRIVVRLGPMLGLMGTLIPLGPGLEQLAKGNIAGLATSLITAFATTVVGLASAGACYVITLFRSRWYRKDVSDLEFLAETILQREFGG from the coding sequence ATGGTTAGCATCGCGACGGCGATAACTCAGGCTCTGTACGTGGTAATGGAGCTGTTGTTTTACCCGACGATAGTACTGTTGCTGCTGTTCTTGGCTTACTCTCTGATGGAGCTGGCTATATTCCTCCGTGAGGTGGCCTACCGGCCCAGGTTTACCAGGAAGGATCTCGAACAGATCGCAGATAAGTTTCCGGACGTGAAGCGACTTCCTCCCCACTTCTCGGAGTTCCTGAGGAGAGTCGAGAAGATCGTCGAAAAGTCCGATTCGGCGGACGAGGCCAGTTTGAAGGTCGAAAAGGAGCTGGAGAACCTCGAAAACTTCCTGGCTAGCAAAGTCAGTAGGACGAGGATTGTCGTGCGTCTAGGTCCCATGTTGGGACTGATGGGGACGCTGATCCCCTTGGGACCGGGATTGGAGCAGCTGGCTAAAGGTAACATCGCGGGCTTAGCGACGTCTCTGATCACGGCGTTCGCGACCACGGTAGTCGGTCTGGCATCCGCTGGAGCTTGTTACGTGATCACATTGTTCAGATCTAGATGGTACCGAAAGGACGTCTCGGATCTCGAATTCCTGGCTGAGACTATACTCCAACGCGAGTTCGGGGGATGA
- a CDS encoding DUF2162 domain-containing protein, protein MFHGVIAAFTTYLGASAALMLRYHSVGVSEALTYGAVYGMAAAAIGVGTGVMLTRVLGARKKRREVIRTVLEGTALSGVALLVGLLDVTAGAIAASSVALVYPSYRISRDLGVSPFKIVTLLAVTSSVIVAALTSWMIVPAFADNPIYALAIAFFVFIVGLKTGLGIGFAGFQLRRGAMVIAALSGILIPAIIGLSHLVSKFMKTALAMQRYALLGHALLGLFLIGLGIFIARKWAVEGSAKDLSKLGAFVVAVPCPICLTGVALSIAMYAEIGALNVTQAALVLWTCFVSTAYATLIVADAVIEVLKVPPAVALSGLENLVGLLFVITGIIAWAYPLWKRAPKLKLALPSPSKIGPWALLFLALMAFGYLWAVRKASRGNYPPDNPIDDIIRAVIEWLASRRR, encoded by the coding sequence GTGTTCCACGGTGTGATCGCGGCCTTCACCACCTATCTAGGTGCCAGCGCGGCACTAATGCTCAGGTACCACTCCGTCGGTGTGTCGGAAGCCCTAACCTACGGGGCCGTTTACGGGATGGCCGCGGCCGCCATCGGAGTCGGCACAGGGGTAATGCTGACACGCGTGTTAGGGGCCCGTAAAAAGCGCCGTGAGGTCATTCGCACCGTGTTGGAAGGGACAGCGCTTTCCGGAGTCGCCCTCCTCGTCGGCCTTCTCGACGTGACCGCCGGGGCTATCGCGGCGTCCTCCGTCGCTCTGGTGTATCCATCTTATCGCATCTCACGTGATCTCGGCGTATCACCCTTCAAAATAGTCACCCTCCTCGCCGTGACATCTTCGGTGATCGTAGCCGCGCTGACCTCGTGGATGATCGTTCCGGCCTTCGCCGATAACCCGATCTACGCGCTTGCGATAGCGTTCTTCGTGTTCATCGTGGGGTTGAAGACGGGGTTAGGAATAGGGTTCGCGGGCTTCCAGTTACGTCGTGGGGCGATGGTTATCGCAGCGCTTTCCGGGATACTAATACCGGCGATAATAGGCCTGAGTCACCTGGTTTCCAAGTTCATGAAAACGGCGCTCGCCATGCAGAGGTACGCTCTCCTCGGTCACGCCTTGCTGGGGTTGTTTCTCATCGGATTGGGAATATTCATAGCCCGTAAGTGGGCGGTAGAAGGTTCAGCGAAGGATCTCTCTAAGCTAGGAGCATTCGTCGTGGCCGTTCCGTGTCCGATCTGCCTGACCGGAGTGGCCCTATCGATCGCCATGTACGCCGAGATAGGCGCCCTTAACGTCACCCAAGCCGCCTTGGTACTCTGGACTTGCTTCGTTTCGACGGCGTACGCCACCTTGATCGTCGCCGATGCGGTTATCGAGGTCCTCAAAGTTCCCCCGGCCGTGGCCCTTAGTGGCCTCGAGAACTTAGTAGGACTCCTTTTCGTGATCACGGGGATTATCGCGTGGGCCTATCCGTTATGGAAGCGAGCACCTAAACTCAAGCTGGCCCTTCCGAGCCCTTCGAAAATAGGCCCATGGGCGTTACTGTTCCTGGCTTTGATGGCGTTCGGGTACCTATGGGCGGTGCGCAAGGCTTCACGAGGAAACTACCCACCGGATAACCCGATCGACGATATCATCAGGGCGGTGATCGAATGGTTAGCATCGCGACGGCGATAA
- a CDS encoding IGHMBP2 family helicase, whose protein sequence is MKEVLIEGFSPGDSPKDVLDTLFSRGVRPHEVGKIWLANRAALCRVEPRAAQRLLRHADVREPTREESEEIKVVDAYVKRFQRLVQLEREAEMKAMEEEIRKLSGKEREKKGRAVLGLRGTRAGREVGGYYLVKYGRSKEIDTQISVGDLVLVSRGDPLKSDLTGTVVEKTKRSITVAFDSPPPKWAVGKGIRIDLYANDVTFQRMMEALERIRHAEGRLRELRNTIIGLKNPSDAEPIDVDFVDTDLNYSQREAVEHALGAPDFFLIHGPPGTGKTRTITEVIVQEVRRGNKVLATAESNVAADNILEYLVERGVEAVRVGHPARVSKKLKERTLSAIVENHPLYRKAERLRERAYRLIEKRDRYQRPVPRWRRGMSDETILYLAREGKGARGVPPRVIQSMAKWIHINRKVQKLFEEAERLEERAVREVLEEAEVVVTTNASAGLEFLEDIEFDVAVVDEGSQATEPSALIPISRAKRFIMAGDHKQLPPTILSEEAQPELSRTLFERLIEKHPKLSRMLRVQYRMHENIMEFPNREFYNGKLEAHSSVRRHTLEDLGVGDPEVGRPWADVLHPKEPLGFVDTSRLPERLRRERRRPGSKSRENPMEAAIVAFLSEQLVRQGLSQEDLAVISPYDDQVDLISKSLDELGLGDVEVNTVDGFQGREKEAVIVSFVRSNPKGEVGFLRDMRRLNVAITRPRRKLICIGDSGTLSSHPTYRRFIEHVKRSGALIKPNNLREVASYLDLVRLAPGRARG, encoded by the coding sequence ATGAAGGAAGTGTTGATCGAAGGGTTTAGTCCGGGGGACTCTCCGAAAGACGTTCTGGATACGCTATTCTCACGCGGTGTGAGGCCCCACGAAGTCGGTAAAATCTGGCTGGCCAACCGAGCCGCGCTGTGCCGAGTCGAGCCTCGTGCGGCTCAGCGTCTCCTAAGACATGCTGACGTGAGGGAGCCTACGAGGGAGGAATCGGAGGAGATCAAGGTAGTAGACGCCTACGTCAAGAGGTTCCAGAGGCTAGTCCAGCTGGAGCGGGAAGCCGAGATGAAGGCGATGGAAGAGGAAATCAGGAAACTCTCAGGCAAGGAGCGTGAAAAGAAGGGGAGGGCAGTACTCGGTCTGCGCGGTACGAGGGCAGGTCGGGAGGTCGGAGGTTACTACCTGGTGAAGTACGGCCGGTCTAAAGAGATAGATACGCAAATATCCGTGGGCGATCTGGTCCTCGTGAGTCGCGGCGATCCACTGAAGAGCGATCTCACGGGAACCGTCGTGGAGAAGACCAAGCGCTCGATTACGGTGGCTTTCGACAGTCCTCCACCCAAGTGGGCCGTGGGTAAGGGGATCAGGATCGACCTATACGCTAACGATGTAACTTTCCAGCGTATGATGGAGGCGCTAGAACGGATCAGACACGCTGAGGGTAGACTCCGAGAACTCAGGAACACGATCATCGGACTTAAGAATCCGAGCGACGCGGAGCCTATAGACGTGGACTTCGTCGATACTGACCTCAACTATTCCCAACGGGAGGCCGTAGAACACGCACTAGGGGCGCCGGATTTCTTCCTAATTCACGGCCCTCCGGGTACTGGTAAGACCCGGACAATCACCGAGGTGATCGTTCAAGAGGTCCGGCGTGGTAACAAGGTCCTCGCGACGGCCGAGTCCAACGTCGCAGCGGACAACATCCTGGAATATCTGGTAGAGCGTGGTGTGGAGGCCGTTAGGGTCGGACATCCGGCCCGTGTCTCCAAGAAACTGAAGGAGCGGACACTTAGCGCGATCGTGGAAAACCACCCACTGTACAGGAAGGCGGAGCGTCTCCGGGAGCGCGCTTACAGGCTCATCGAGAAGCGTGACCGGTACCAGCGCCCGGTGCCGAGGTGGCGTCGGGGGATGTCCGACGAGACCATACTCTACCTTGCGAGGGAAGGCAAGGGAGCCCGCGGGGTCCCACCACGCGTAATTCAGAGCATGGCTAAGTGGATCCACATCAACAGGAAAGTCCAGAAACTCTTCGAGGAGGCGGAGCGACTGGAAGAGCGTGCCGTCCGGGAAGTACTAGAGGAGGCTGAAGTCGTGGTCACTACGAACGCCAGTGCAGGGCTGGAGTTCCTCGAAGATATCGAGTTCGACGTCGCCGTAGTCGACGAAGGATCGCAAGCCACGGAACCTTCAGCGCTCATTCCGATCTCTCGGGCCAAGAGGTTCATCATGGCCGGGGATCACAAGCAGTTGCCCCCGACCATCCTCAGTGAAGAGGCCCAGCCGGAGCTCTCTCGCACGCTCTTCGAGCGTTTGATCGAAAAGCACCCGAAGCTCTCCAGGATGCTGAGAGTGCAGTACAGGATGCACGAGAACATCATGGAATTCCCGAACCGAGAGTTTTACAACGGGAAGCTCGAGGCCCACTCGAGCGTCCGTCGTCACACGCTCGAGGACTTAGGTGTCGGCGATCCCGAAGTCGGCAGACCCTGGGCTGACGTCCTACACCCCAAGGAGCCGCTGGGGTTCGTGGACACCTCGCGCTTACCCGAGCGTTTGCGGAGGGAGCGACGCCGTCCCGGATCCAAATCCCGTGAAAATCCGATGGAAGCCGCGATAGTCGCCTTTCTGTCGGAACAACTGGTTCGGCAGGGGTTGTCTCAGGAGGATCTAGCCGTGATCAGTCCGTACGACGACCAAGTGGACCTGATTTCGAAGTCCCTCGACGAACTCGGGCTCGGCGACGTCGAGGTGAACACAGTCGACGGGTTCCAGGGTCGAGAGAAGGAAGCCGTGATCGTGTCCTTCGTCCGAAGCAATCCTAAGGGTGAAGTAGGGTTCCTAAGGGACATGAGGAGACTGAACGTCGCGATCACCAGGCCTAGGCGGAAACTCATTTGTATCGGAGATTCCGGCACGCTTTCCAGCCATCCGACGTACCGCAGGTTCATTGAGCACGTCAAGAGAAGCGGCGCACTGATAAAGCCGAACAATCTGCGCGAAGTGGCTTCCTACTTAGACCTGGTCCGCTTAGCACCCGGACGTGCCAGGGGGTGA
- a CDS encoding ATP-dependent sacrificial sulfur transferase LarE has translation MRPFLSRLRALISYIKKTYDRVAVAYSGGTDSSVLLYAAVKALGRKNVVACTACLPYVVNVCPPTPMDVKQIRIRPDVEDVLREGRDEHPCYLCKRAIYEAIHETIGGVDGVLDGTNVSELTRGRPGLRALYELDVDVPMIKCGLGDQTTSVLAAYLNLRARSGACSLVLSPEWPDVEVNDPGKLNRTARLRKPQSERWSLSECLEFTIHAPLPERRRERYECVRRGDALVFRVLSGKVTEALASYFRECWNV, from the coding sequence GTGAGACCGTTTCTGAGCCGGCTGCGCGCCCTTATCTCGTACATAAAGAAAACGTACGATCGCGTTGCGGTAGCCTACTCCGGAGGTACTGATAGCTCGGTACTCCTGTACGCTGCTGTCAAGGCGTTAGGACGGAAAAACGTGGTCGCCTGCACGGCGTGTTTGCCGTACGTAGTGAACGTGTGTCCACCGACTCCTATGGATGTGAAGCAAATCAGGATCCGCCCCGACGTGGAGGATGTCCTCCGAGAGGGTAGAGACGAACACCCGTGTTACCTGTGCAAGCGGGCAATTTACGAAGCGATACACGAAACCATCGGAGGTGTGGATGGAGTGCTGGACGGTACCAACGTCTCGGAATTAACCAGGGGCCGCCCTGGCCTCCGAGCGTTGTACGAACTCGACGTTGACGTCCCGATGATCAAGTGTGGACTCGGTGATCAGACAACGTCCGTGCTCGCCGCCTACCTGAACCTCCGAGCACGCTCCGGAGCGTGCTCACTCGTACTGTCTCCGGAGTGGCCCGACGTCGAAGTGAACGACCCAGGAAAGCTGAACCGGACAGCCCGACTGCGCAAGCCACAGTCGGAAAGGTGGTCCCTTTCGGAGTGTCTGGAGTTCACGATCCATGCGCCGTTACCCGAAAGACGAAGGGAGAGATACGAGTGTGTCCGTCGAGGGGACGCGCTAGTGTTCCGAGTACTGAGTGGAAAAGTCACCGAAGCCTTAGCTTCGTACTTCCGAGAGTGCTGGAACGTGTAA
- the nadA gene encoding quinolinate synthase NadA → METFVLAHNYQRPDVQLMADSVGDSLELALEAREIDADRIVMCGVDFMAEVVKALNPDREVVVPDHRAACGMAMRLRAKELREFRREHPDAAVVVYVNTSAEVKAEADVMCTSANAVEVVSSLPEDKIIFVPDGNLAAWVQKHVPDKEVIPFPEHGCCPVHHSLSPSDLRELCSQHPDAAVVVHPECPLEVCAMADFVGSTSQIRQYCEKEDASKIVMGTEEGLAFRIRRETGTEVIVPGHMVCPDMKINTGEKVERVLEARHVPEPLRVELDPDLISQVEEVVEEMFRLTR, encoded by the coding sequence GTGGAGACGTTCGTGCTGGCTCACAATTACCAGCGGCCCGACGTGCAGCTTATGGCGGACTCCGTCGGGGATTCGCTGGAGCTGGCCTTGGAGGCCAGGGAGATCGACGCTGATCGTATCGTAATGTGCGGAGTGGACTTCATGGCGGAGGTTGTGAAGGCACTCAACCCCGACCGTGAAGTCGTCGTGCCCGATCACCGCGCTGCGTGCGGCATGGCCATGCGGCTCAGGGCGAAAGAACTGCGAGAGTTTCGCCGCGAGCATCCGGACGCCGCCGTGGTCGTGTACGTCAACACGAGCGCCGAAGTGAAGGCTGAGGCCGACGTGATGTGCACTAGTGCTAACGCCGTCGAAGTCGTGTCCTCACTCCCCGAGGATAAGATCATCTTCGTTCCCGACGGTAACCTAGCGGCCTGGGTGCAGAAACACGTGCCGGACAAGGAGGTAATCCCGTTCCCCGAGCACGGTTGCTGCCCCGTCCATCACTCGCTGTCCCCTTCCGACCTACGCGAACTGTGTTCTCAACATCCGGATGCCGCCGTCGTGGTACACCCGGAATGCCCTCTTGAAGTATGCGCGATGGCGGACTTCGTCGGCTCCACGTCCCAAATACGTCAATACTGTGAAAAGGAGGACGCCAGTAAAATCGTAATGGGGACCGAGGAAGGTCTCGCCTTCAGGATACGTCGCGAAACGGGCACCGAAGTCATCGTTCCCGGCCATATGGTGTGTCCCGATATGAAAATCAACACGGGGGAAAAAGTCGAAAGAGTACTCGAGGCCCGACACGTCCCGGAACCGCTCAGAGTGGAGCTGGACCCCGACCTTATCTCTCAGGTCGAAGAAGTAGTCGAGGAGATGTTCAGGCTCACGAGGTGA
- a CDS encoding TatD family hydrolase has protein sequence MATDVHLHFNPVKGDGYKVFEKFHRAGGTGFVSPVLTLRSYRIHGYGREDFERAYRLHLEGVRYGRLEYPLRGYAALGWHPAEVATLAEEHPEEEVLNVAETVCDLIEKFAAEYEEVVAVGEVGHPHYPVPAEVKRVCHKVFVRFLELAKDLDLPVIYHGPKASRKHYMRLYEYLKDVGFDFDRFVRHRATPDVSAARNVGIWPSVPASRRSVREAAEHGPEFMLESDYLDDPRRPNAALPLRAVPKAARILRTIDPDLVSEVMIEIPERVFGVEFEPLG, from the coding sequence GTGGCTACTGACGTACATCTCCACTTCAATCCGGTGAAAGGTGACGGGTACAAGGTCTTTGAGAAGTTCCATCGGGCTGGAGGTACCGGGTTCGTATCTCCAGTTCTAACGCTTCGGAGCTATCGAATCCACGGATACGGTAGAGAGGACTTCGAGCGCGCCTACCGGTTACACCTCGAAGGAGTCCGGTACGGCAGGCTCGAGTATCCGCTGAGGGGATATGCGGCCTTAGGTTGGCATCCGGCCGAGGTGGCGACGCTGGCTGAAGAACATCCCGAAGAGGAGGTGCTGAACGTCGCGGAAACCGTGTGCGATCTCATCGAGAAATTCGCCGCCGAGTACGAAGAGGTAGTTGCAGTGGGTGAAGTAGGTCATCCGCATTATCCCGTGCCAGCCGAGGTGAAGCGTGTGTGTCACAAGGTATTCGTCAGGTTCCTAGAGCTGGCCAAAGATCTGGACCTACCGGTAATTTACCACGGACCCAAAGCCTCTAGGAAGCACTACATGCGACTGTACGAGTACTTAAAAGACGTCGGGTTCGACTTCGACAGGTTCGTGAGGCATCGGGCGACACCCGACGTCTCCGCGGCCCGAAACGTGGGGATATGGCCCTCAGTACCCGCATCTCGACGATCAGTGCGGGAAGCCGCGGAGCACGGTCCGGAGTTCATGCTGGAGAGCGACTACTTGGACGATCCCAGGCGCCCCAACGCCGCCCTACCGCTCCGTGCGGTGCCCAAGGCGGCCAGAATCCTCCGTACCATCGACCCAGACCTCGTGTCCGAGGTGATGATCGAAATTCCGGAACGCGTATTCGGGGTCGAGTTCGAGCCGTTGGGGTAG
- a CDS encoding Clp1/GlmU family protein: protein MKRERVRIEGGSIRVDGPSRARVIRGEATTNKGTEVSEGEELVIRRGERLTLTTDSELELELVLGTGAGYSVEEDGVEIPSDWKELAEELADHGGTPVCMVIGPQDSGKTTLVTFIANELVERGLKVGIVDADVGQSDVGPPAVVSLGIVEDTVHDLSEVEMRHGYFVGSITPSGHLLQTTVGTRRMVDLALAEGTDVVLIDTSGMVHGGPARALKLHKVDAIRPSHVAFLDRDGQVSHIKRMVKSLKYIKVHDLAVPDAVKDVERKDRIRRRERVLREFFEEREILELDLEEVSVQRAFIGTGEPVDLEEESELSALIKAVSGVEPEILHAERAPDAVVLVVKDQAGRIVGRGGRHARELRRLLNVREFVVVNEEELQGVLVGLCDGAGDLLGIGVIREIDFASGELKVEGRLLRDRTIRVVQLGSLKVDPETGSHEPMNVRV from the coding sequence TTGAAGCGTGAGCGCGTTCGGATCGAGGGAGGCTCGATCAGGGTAGACGGACCGTCCCGGGCGCGAGTAATTCGAGGTGAAGCGACCACGAACAAAGGTACCGAAGTGAGTGAAGGCGAAGAACTCGTGATCAGGCGTGGGGAGCGACTGACGCTCACCACCGACTCGGAGCTCGAGCTGGAGCTAGTCCTGGGAACCGGTGCCGGCTACTCGGTCGAAGAGGACGGCGTCGAAATACCATCGGACTGGAAAGAGTTGGCCGAGGAGCTGGCCGATCACGGTGGAACGCCGGTTTGCATGGTGATCGGTCCTCAGGACTCCGGCAAGACGACGCTAGTTACCTTCATCGCCAACGAGCTCGTGGAGCGCGGGCTCAAGGTAGGTATCGTCGACGCCGATGTAGGGCAGTCGGATGTCGGGCCTCCGGCGGTCGTCTCCTTAGGTATCGTCGAGGATACCGTCCACGACCTCTCCGAGGTAGAGATGAGACACGGGTACTTCGTCGGGTCGATCACCCCATCGGGTCACCTACTCCAGACCACCGTAGGGACTCGAAGGATGGTAGACCTCGCACTAGCTGAAGGGACGGATGTCGTGCTCATCGATACCTCGGGGATGGTTCACGGCGGACCTGCTAGAGCCCTTAAACTCCACAAGGTCGATGCGATCAGACCCTCACACGTGGCGTTCCTGGACCGTGACGGTCAGGTGTCACACATCAAGCGTATGGTGAAGTCCTTGAAGTACATTAAGGTGCACGACCTCGCGGTGCCTGATGCCGTGAAGGACGTCGAACGGAAGGACCGTATTCGACGTAGAGAGCGCGTACTGCGCGAGTTCTTCGAGGAACGGGAGATCCTGGAGCTCGACCTGGAGGAAGTCTCCGTACAGCGGGCGTTTATAGGAACGGGTGAGCCGGTGGACTTGGAGGAGGAGAGTGAACTATCCGCACTGATCAAAGCGGTATCCGGTGTCGAACCCGAGATATTGCACGCGGAGAGAGCACCGGATGCCGTTGTTTTGGTCGTTAAAGACCAAGCCGGTCGAATCGTGGGACGCGGCGGCCGACATGCCCGAGAGCTTAGGCGGCTGCTTAACGTCCGAGAGTTCGTCGTAGTCAACGAGGAGGAACTTCAGGGAGTGCTGGTAGGACTGTGTGACGGGGCCGGTGACCTGCTCGGTATCGGCGTGATTCGAGAGATCGACTTCGCCTCCGGAGAACTGAAAGTCGAGGGCAGGTTACTCCGCGACAGGACGATTCGCGTCGTTCAGCTGGGCTCGCTTAAAGTGGACCCGGAGACAGGGTCTCACGAGCCTATGAACGTACGAGTTTGA
- a CDS encoding methanogenesis marker 12 protein → MYVGIDHGTSGIKVAAYDGEGDPEFLGKAPRRKVAERGLLRSLPDEARRAVEEAECICLNYGMGDALTEFTPLEEAEDLGVGYGLRDTSGAGREFGAGRRMVEELSELGVEAYLAPGIHRDLPRLDGAFRVFSHVASGEKLGTARLALELSSSKDIVVCDTSSNTVSVVVKDGEVIGGIDACLGAPGVLQGPLDLEAIRRIDAGELSANGAFSTGGIVKIVNCAGEDPESAVEEFIQRCGKEEKEWLARLVAWEVAGLGVVYDCDEAWIGGTLSGDDEFMGVLERVLSKAFNKVAGLPPESASMGLALIAADIASGARSVLGVRISRRP, encoded by the coding sequence ATGTACGTGGGGATCGATCACGGTACCTCGGGGATCAAAGTTGCAGCGTACGACGGTGAAGGAGACCCGGAGTTTTTAGGCAAAGCACCGAGACGGAAGGTGGCCGAGCGTGGGTTGCTCCGATCCCTCCCCGACGAAGCCCGGAGGGCAGTAGAGGAGGCCGAGTGCATCTGTCTGAACTATGGGATGGGCGACGCGCTCACGGAGTTCACGCCGCTAGAGGAAGCGGAGGATCTCGGCGTAGGATACGGACTACGTGATACCAGCGGAGCGGGGCGGGAGTTCGGCGCCGGGAGACGTATGGTCGAGGAGCTGTCAGAGCTCGGCGTTGAGGCCTATCTAGCACCGGGTATTCATCGGGACTTACCGCGGCTGGACGGGGCATTCCGAGTGTTCTCACACGTAGCGAGCGGTGAGAAGCTGGGAACAGCGAGGCTCGCACTCGAGTTATCCTCCTCGAAGGATATCGTGGTGTGTGACACAAGCTCGAACACAGTTTCCGTGGTAGTGAAGGACGGCGAAGTAATCGGCGGAATCGACGCGTGCCTCGGCGCTCCGGGCGTATTGCAGGGACCGTTGGACTTGGAGGCCATTCGCAGGATCGACGCGGGTGAACTGTCGGCCAACGGGGCGTTTTCAACCGGAGGGATCGTTAAGATCGTCAACTGCGCCGGGGAAGATCCCGAGAGCGCGGTAGAGGAATTCATCCAGAGGTGTGGCAAGGAAGAGAAGGAGTGGCTGGCACGGCTGGTCGCTTGGGAGGTGGCGGGGTTAGGCGTCGTCTACGACTGCGACGAGGCGTGGATCGGAGGTACGTTGTCGGGAGACGACGAATTCATGGGGGTGCTGGAGAGAGTCCTGAGCAAGGCTTTTAACAAGGTCGCCGGGCTACCGCCCGAGTCGGCTTCGATGGGACTAGCCCTGATCGCCGCAGACATAGCCTCCGGAGCCCGGTCGGTGTTGGGGGTGCGAATTTCTCGCCGCCCCTGA